A genomic segment from Micromonospora echinaurantiaca encodes:
- a CDS encoding VOC family protein, which produces MYPRIHNISFDCHDTYALAGFWSAVLGYGRHADDVPGDPEAVLLPPDGAGPNVFFQQVPEAKSVKNRVHICLEPAGRTRDQEVDRVLGLGAVLVDDRRRADGTGWVVLADPEGNEFCVLRSAAERAGTSDLEEQQ; this is translated from the coding sequence GTGTACCCACGAATCCACAACATCAGTTTCGACTGCCACGACACCTACGCCCTCGCCGGCTTCTGGTCGGCGGTGCTCGGCTACGGCCGGCACGCCGACGACGTCCCTGGTGACCCGGAGGCGGTGCTGCTGCCACCGGACGGCGCCGGTCCGAACGTGTTCTTCCAGCAGGTTCCCGAGGCCAAGTCGGTCAAGAACCGGGTGCACATCTGCCTGGAGCCGGCCGGCCGGACCCGGGACCAGGAGGTCGACCGGGTGCTCGGGCTCGGCGCCGTCCTGGTCGACGACCGGCGGCGCGCCGACGGCACGGGCTGGGTGGTGCTCGCCGACCCGGAGGGCAACGAGTTCTGCGTCCTGCGCAGTGCGGCGGAGCGGGCAGGTACGTCCGACCTGGAGGAACAGCAGTGA